A window of the Blattabacterium cuenoti genome harbors these coding sequences:
- a CDS encoding inorganic diphosphatase, producing the protein MKVSFDALIEIPKGSRNKYEFDKKNNLIRLDRVLYSPMSYPTDYGFIPKTLSMDGDPLDVLVFLTEPTIPGCLITVKPIGIFFMIDEKGEDEKIICVPVADPNYNIINNIDEIPLHTKKEIEHFFLVYKDLENKKVKIGNWKDQKEAISVYHKSCLRYQNNLTQM; encoded by the coding sequence ATGAAAGTCAGTTTTGATGCACTTATAGAAATTCCCAAAGGAAGCAGAAACAAATATGAATTTGACAAAAAAAATAATCTCATTCGATTAGATCGAGTATTGTATTCTCCTATGAGTTATCCAACAGATTATGGTTTTATACCAAAAACTCTTTCTATGGATGGAGATCCATTAGATGTATTGGTTTTTTTAACAGAACCTACAATACCAGGTTGTTTAATAACAGTAAAACCTATAGGAATTTTTTTCATGATAGATGAAAAAGGAGAAGATGAAAAAATTATTTGTGTTCCAGTTGCAGATCCTAATTATAATATTATAAATAATATTGATGAAATCCCTTTACATACAAAAAAAGAGATAGAACATTTTTTTTTGGTATATAAAGATTTAGAAAACAAAAAAGTGAAAATAGGAAATTGGAAGGATCAAAAAGAAGCAATTTCTGTATATCATAAATCTTGTTTACGATATCAAAATAATCTAACGCAGATGTAG
- a CDS encoding dihydrolipoamide acetyltransferase family protein, translated as MAEYNLPLPAMGESIAEATIIRWLKEEGDSVKKEDLLVEIATDKVDSEISSPVNGILKKKLFAPNEVAKVGSFIAILETEEKFSIENVPMEKSKKRFYSPLVRTIAHREGISFYELDTIEGTGEKGRVTKKDILKYISIKKSKIVIPFSQYDSIRGINNKNEEIIEMDRVRRITAEHMVSSKNISAHVTSFVEADVTNIVKWREKIKDTFQKSTGEKLTLMSVFVECVVKAIKDLPMINISVNGTSIIKKRNIHIGLATALPNGNLIVPVIKNADSYNLVGLIKIINDLIKRAKSNQLKPEETQGGTYTISNIGSFGNLFGTPIIHQPQVAIMAIGLIQKKLSIIETPEGDLIGIRHKIYLSHSYDHRVIDGVLGGCFAKKVALYLEKFNCYIKI; from the coding sequence ATGGCCGAGTATAATTTGCCCCTTCCAGCCATGGGTGAAAGTATAGCTGAGGCTACTATCATTCGTTGGTTAAAAGAAGAGGGAGATTCTGTAAAAAAAGAAGATCTTTTGGTAGAAATTGCTACAGATAAAGTTGATTCTGAAATATCTTCCCCTGTAAATGGTATCTTAAAAAAGAAACTATTTGCTCCTAATGAAGTAGCTAAAGTAGGAAGTTTTATTGCTATTTTAGAAACGGAAGAAAAATTTTCTATAGAAAATGTTCCAATGGAAAAAAGTAAAAAACGTTTTTATTCTCCTCTTGTACGTACTATTGCTCACAGAGAAGGGATCAGTTTTTATGAATTGGATACGATAGAAGGAACTGGAGAAAAAGGACGTGTAACTAAGAAAGATATATTGAAATATATTAGTATTAAAAAAAGTAAGATTGTTATTCCTTTTTCTCAATATGATAGTATTAGGGGGATAAATAATAAAAATGAAGAAATAATTGAGATGGATAGAGTACGTAGAATTACTGCAGAACATATGGTAAGCAGTAAAAATATTTCCGCACATGTTACTTCTTTTGTTGAAGCGGATGTGACTAATATAGTGAAATGGAGAGAAAAAATAAAAGATACTTTTCAGAAAAGTACAGGAGAAAAATTAACCTTAATGTCTGTTTTTGTTGAATGTGTAGTAAAAGCTATAAAAGATCTTCCTATGATAAATATTTCAGTAAATGGAACAAGTATAATAAAAAAAAGAAATATCCATATAGGATTAGCCACTGCTTTACCCAATGGTAATTTGATTGTTCCTGTGATAAAAAATGCAGATTCTTACAATTTAGTAGGATTAATAAAAATTATTAATGATTTAATAAAAAGAGCTAAATCTAATCAATTAAAGCCTGAAGAAACTCAAGGTGGAACTTATACAATTAGTAATATCGGGAGCTTTGGAAATCTTTTTGGTACACCAATTATACATCAACCGCAGGTTGCTATTATGGCAATAGGTCTTATTCAAAAAAAATTATCTATAATTGAAACTCCAGAAGGAGATTTAATAGGAATAAGACACAAAATTTATTTGTCTCATTCTTATGATCACCGTGTAATAGATGGTGTTTTAGGTGGATGTTTCGCTAAAAAAGTAGCTTTATATTTAGAAAAATTTAATTGTTATATAAAAATATAA